In a genomic window of Streptomyces koelreuteriae:
- a CDS encoding DUF5133 domain-containing protein: MLVPDRKVVRELLTRYASLRIAQAERHVPTTARELEDVSYTLCVMMGTSVIHDAIAKADTLLLTKGRSEAAEADGENGLTLVG; encoded by the coding sequence GTGCTCGTACCGGACCGGAAGGTCGTCAGGGAGTTGCTGACGCGGTACGCGTCGCTGAGGATCGCTCAGGCGGAGAGGCACGTGCCGACGACGGCACGCGAGCTTGAGGACGTCAGCTACACGCTGTGCGTGATGATGGGAACGTCCGTCATCCACGACGCCATCGCCAAGGCCGACACCCTGCTGCTCACCAAGGGGCGGTCCGAGGCCGCGGAGGCGGACGGGGAGAACGGCTTGACGCTGGTCGGCTGA
- a CDS encoding acyl-CoA carboxylase subunit beta, whose amino-acid sequence MSTEVSGSTAGRVAGLASRRDRALAPGGPRRRGEFSARERIERLVDKDSFTETGLFVRARPAGQDARRPYGDGVVTGYGTVDGRPVCVFAQDSTVFGGSMGEAFGEKTVALMDLALKTGCPVIGLNDSGGARIQEGVAALALYAELVRRNVKASGVIPQLSVVLGPCAGGAAYSPAITDFTVMVEGASHMFVTGPDVIETVTGERTTAEELGGARTSNTVNGNAHFLAADEEDALDTVRDLLSYLPANNLERPPEYAPGHAAPGAGLDEVVPDRLGEAYDMRDILHAVVDDGELLQVQELFAPNIICALARVEGRSVGVVANQPLCAAGVLDIDASEKAARFVRFCDAFGIPLLTFADVPGYLSGVRQEQAGIIRRGAKLLYAYAEATVPKVTVVVRKTYGGGYAVMGSKHLGADVNLAWPTARIAVMGAEGAVGVLHRRELAASDDPEALRARLLAAYERTHGTPYLAAERGYVDAVIAPRETREQICRALRALRGKRAPMPERRHGNIPL is encoded by the coding sequence GTGAGCACAGAGGTGAGCGGGAGCACCGCGGGACGCGTCGCCGGACTGGCCTCACGCCGGGACCGGGCTCTGGCCCCGGGAGGGCCGCGCAGACGCGGGGAGTTCTCGGCGCGGGAGCGGATCGAACGGCTCGTGGACAAGGACTCCTTCACCGAGACGGGTCTGTTCGTGCGGGCCCGGCCCGCCGGCCAGGACGCCCGCCGCCCCTACGGCGACGGGGTGGTCACCGGGTACGGCACGGTCGACGGCCGCCCGGTGTGCGTGTTCGCCCAGGACTCCACGGTGTTCGGCGGCAGCATGGGCGAGGCCTTCGGGGAGAAGACCGTCGCCCTGATGGACCTCGCCCTGAAGACCGGCTGCCCGGTGATCGGCCTGAACGACTCCGGCGGCGCCCGTATCCAGGAGGGCGTCGCCGCCCTCGCCCTCTACGCCGAGCTGGTGCGCCGCAACGTCAAGGCGTCCGGGGTGATCCCGCAGCTCTCGGTCGTCCTCGGGCCGTGCGCGGGCGGCGCCGCCTACTCCCCGGCGATCACCGACTTCACGGTGATGGTGGAGGGCGCCTCGCACATGTTCGTCACCGGCCCCGACGTCATCGAGACGGTCACCGGCGAGCGCACCACCGCCGAGGAGCTGGGCGGCGCCCGCACCAGCAACACCGTCAACGGCAACGCCCACTTCCTGGCCGCCGACGAGGAGGACGCCCTCGACACCGTGCGCGACCTGCTGTCGTACCTCCCGGCCAACAACCTGGAACGGCCCCCGGAGTACGCGCCCGGGCACGCTGCGCCCGGGGCCGGGCTCGACGAGGTCGTCCCGGACCGGCTCGGTGAGGCCTACGACATGCGGGACATCCTGCACGCGGTCGTCGACGACGGTGAACTGCTCCAGGTGCAGGAGCTGTTCGCGCCGAACATCATCTGCGCCCTGGCCCGGGTCGAGGGCCGCTCGGTGGGTGTCGTCGCCAACCAGCCGCTGTGTGCCGCCGGTGTCCTCGACATCGACGCGTCGGAGAAGGCGGCGCGGTTCGTGCGGTTCTGCGACGCGTTCGGCATCCCGCTGCTGACCTTCGCCGATGTGCCCGGGTATCTGTCCGGGGTGCGGCAGGAGCAGGCCGGGATCATCCGGCGCGGCGCGAAGCTGCTGTACGCCTACGCCGAGGCGACGGTGCCCAAGGTGACGGTGGTGGTGCGCAAGACGTACGGCGGCGGATACGCGGTGATGGGCTCCAAGCATCTGGGCGCCGACGTCAACCTCGCCTGGCCCACCGCCCGTATCGCCGTGATGGGCGCCGAGGGGGCCGTGGGCGTGCTGCACCGGCGTGAACTCGCCGCGTCCGACGACCCGGAGGCGCTGCGCGCCCGGCTTCTCGCCGCGTACGAGCGCACCCACGGCACGCCGTATCTCGCCGCCGAGCGCGGCTATGTCGACGCCGTCATCGCGCCGCGCGAGACCCGGGAGCAGATCTGCCGCGCGCTGCGCGCCCTGCGCGGCAAACGCGCGCCGATGCCGGAACGCCGGCACGGCAACATCCCGCTCTGA
- a CDS encoding GlxA family transcriptional regulator — MHSVAILVLDRVVPFDMAAPQQTFAWTHMPDGRPAYRVRLCAETPEVRADGGFTLRIDQGLEALAEADTIIVPGCFPDAAPPSARVLTALRRAAESGTRIASVCVGAFVLAEAGLLDGLRATTHWVAAGELARRFPRVEVEPDVLYVDNGQILTSAGAAAALDLCLHMIRRDLGSAVAANIARMSVMPLEREGGQAQFIVHEHPPVPRGSAFEPLLEWIEDHLAHEVTLGTLAARAGMSERTFSRRFREQTGTTPLQWLLRARVRRAQYLLENTDHSVERIARQAGFGSPTAFRERFRKVVGTTPYAYRSAFHGKTNAPAARP; from the coding sequence ATGCACTCCGTGGCGATCCTGGTTCTCGACCGAGTGGTGCCGTTCGACATGGCGGCACCCCAGCAGACGTTCGCCTGGACCCATATGCCGGACGGGCGTCCCGCCTACCGGGTCCGGCTGTGCGCCGAGACACCGGAGGTGCGCGCGGACGGCGGTTTCACCCTGCGCATCGACCAGGGGCTCGAGGCGCTGGCGGAGGCCGACACGATCATCGTGCCGGGCTGCTTCCCCGACGCCGCGCCGCCCTCCGCCCGGGTGCTGACGGCGCTGCGGCGGGCGGCCGAGTCCGGTACCCGGATCGCGTCCGTGTGCGTGGGTGCCTTCGTCCTGGCGGAGGCCGGGCTGCTGGACGGTTTGCGGGCCACCACGCACTGGGTGGCCGCCGGTGAACTGGCCCGGCGGTTCCCGCGGGTCGAGGTGGAGCCGGACGTGCTGTACGTGGACAACGGGCAGATCCTCACCTCGGCCGGCGCGGCGGCGGCGCTGGATCTGTGTCTGCACATGATCCGCCGGGATCTGGGGTCGGCCGTCGCGGCGAACATCGCCCGGATGTCGGTGATGCCGCTGGAACGGGAGGGCGGGCAGGCCCAGTTCATCGTGCACGAGCACCCGCCCGTGCCCCGGGGGTCGGCGTTCGAGCCGCTGCTGGAGTGGATCGAGGACCATCTCGCGCACGAGGTGACCTTGGGCACACTGGCGGCGCGGGCGGGGATGAGCGAGCGGACCTTCAGCCGCCGCTTCCGTGAGCAGACCGGCACCACGCCCTTGCAGTGGCTGCTGCGGGCGCGGGTGCGGCGCGCCCAGTATCTGCTGGAGAACACGGACCACTCGGTGGAACGGATCGCGCGCCAGGCGGGGTTCGGCTCGCCGACGGCGTTCCGGGAGCGGTTCCGCAAGGTGGTGGGCACCACGCCGTACGCGTACCGCTCGGCGTTCCACGGGAAGACGAACGCCCCGGCGGCCCGTCCATAG
- a CDS encoding type I polyketide synthase: MRPVDEGALRRLIAERLAAWCGSSPEAVPMDRPLADLGMSSRDAVALAGELSRATGRQLPPTLLWETPTGEALVARLCGAGSPDTPGLDAAQVPRAGLQNGTAEPVAVVGIGCRLPGGVHGPDDYWRLLSEGVDAIRRVPEDRWRDFTAFPPADAHPYGGYLDDIAGFDADFFRITPREAIVMDPQQRILLEVVQEALDHAAVPAGSLAGTATGVFVGVSAPEYGQLTGADPGAVDPWAPAGGALSVAAGRLSYVLDTRGPSMAVDTACSSSLVAVHHACVSLRTGESDTAIAAGVNLLLSPAVSVAFRRAGALAPDGRCKPFSASADGIGRGEGCAAVILKRLSDAERDGDRVLAVVRATAVNSDGRSNGLMAPNPAAQQALLRNAYARAGLATELVDYVEAHGTGTPLGDPIEAGSLGAVLGSDRDPDQPLLLGSVKGNLGHLESAAGIAGLVKTVLALHHDSLPPSLHCAEGSSLSDDRLRMVTEPEPWPRYGGTAVAGVSGFGFGGTNAHVVLEEGPPGLVPTRSAEEPAAYLHLLSDLDAERLSDTAGRLADWLRDSAAHPADVARTLAGRTGRGPVRAAVTARERTELASALGALATGQPDARVVTGDRDRVGPGTVWVFSGYGSQWPGMGRRLLAEEPAFAAAVEKLDPHLAPECGLSLYDHLSSGAGLDRLEVAQPVLFGLQLALAELWRSYGVEPAAVIGHSMGEVAAAVCAGALDVADGARVIAVRARLLSGLSGGAMAVVDLDDAELDSLEGDFPGVHVAVHSSPRQKVVTGEEAAVAGLVRRLEGQGRAARAMRVVGAGHSPQVDPLLPELVDALAGIRGRQPRVPVYSTVLDDPCGDCGFGADHWAANLRRPVRLDRALASAAADGHTAFVEISPHPVLTGAVADSVPGALALATLRRDADGSEAFAGQLGALYVAGGRLPVPPGRVVDLPLPRWRHIRHWWTDGRAHPEPVTEDPPVEVAEPASVLARLTRHIAAVTGHPPARVAPGTALADLGLDSLMAVRVRTAVEREFGIALPLRDLFAAVTVEDAAARIRQALPREDTPLRPLRATGSRPPLFLVHAAGGPVAVYRTLAERLGDDRPVYGLERIEEARTVPEKARRYAEAINAAHPDGPCVLGGWSFGGFVAQETARQLTAAGREVPLVVLIDSVRPLPRPGLTRADRIRAHVEGFARHVADTWGVRLELPYDELVALDDDGARIDTVLRALSEAADVPAAALEHQRASYLDLGIGESHRPGDHDGPVVLYRATEPAPHTVRDPAYERDDEALGWDEVCPRLEVVPVPGHHLSLLDPPHVDEIAAHLSRVLAERAP; encoded by the coding sequence ATGAGGCCCGTCGACGAGGGCGCGCTGCGCCGGCTCATCGCCGAGCGGCTGGCGGCCTGGTGCGGCTCGTCCCCCGAGGCCGTCCCGATGGACCGGCCCCTGGCCGACCTCGGCATGTCGTCACGGGACGCGGTCGCCCTGGCCGGTGAGCTGTCCCGGGCGACCGGGCGGCAACTGCCGCCGACCCTGCTGTGGGAGACGCCGACCGGAGAGGCGCTGGTGGCGCGGCTGTGCGGGGCAGGATCCCCGGACACCCCGGGATTGGACGCCGCGCAGGTCCCGCGAGCCGGACTGCAGAACGGTACGGCCGAGCCGGTCGCGGTCGTCGGGATCGGCTGCCGGCTGCCCGGCGGGGTGCACGGCCCGGACGACTACTGGCGGCTGCTCAGCGAGGGCGTCGACGCGATCCGGCGCGTCCCGGAGGACCGCTGGCGCGACTTCACCGCCTTCCCGCCCGCCGACGCACACCCCTACGGCGGCTATCTCGACGACATCGCCGGATTCGACGCGGACTTCTTCCGCATCACCCCGCGCGAGGCCATCGTGATGGACCCGCAACAGCGGATCCTGCTGGAGGTCGTGCAGGAGGCGCTCGACCACGCCGCCGTACCGGCCGGGTCCCTGGCGGGCACCGCCACGGGCGTGTTCGTCGGTGTCTCCGCCCCCGAGTACGGGCAGCTCACGGGCGCCGACCCGGGCGCAGTCGATCCCTGGGCGCCGGCCGGGGGCGCCCTGAGCGTCGCCGCCGGGCGGCTCTCCTATGTCCTGGACACCCGGGGGCCGAGCATGGCCGTCGACACGGCCTGTTCGTCCTCGCTGGTCGCCGTGCACCACGCCTGTGTCAGCCTGCGCACGGGCGAGAGCGACACGGCGATCGCCGCCGGGGTCAACCTGCTGCTGTCACCGGCCGTCTCGGTCGCCTTCCGGCGAGCGGGAGCCCTCGCGCCGGACGGACGGTGCAAGCCGTTCTCGGCGTCGGCGGACGGCATCGGGCGCGGCGAGGGCTGCGCGGCCGTGATCCTCAAGCGGCTCTCCGACGCCGAACGGGACGGCGACCGTGTCCTGGCCGTCGTCCGCGCCACCGCCGTCAACTCCGACGGCCGCTCCAACGGCCTCATGGCGCCCAACCCGGCCGCTCAGCAGGCGCTCCTGCGGAACGCGTACGCACGGGCGGGGCTCGCCACAGAACTCGTCGACTACGTCGAGGCGCACGGCACCGGCACCCCGCTGGGCGACCCGATCGAGGCGGGCTCACTCGGCGCGGTGCTCGGCTCCGACCGTGACCCGGACCAGCCGCTGCTGCTGGGTTCCGTCAAGGGCAACCTCGGTCATCTGGAGTCGGCGGCGGGCATCGCGGGCCTGGTGAAGACCGTGCTGGCCCTGCATCACGACAGCCTCCCGCCCTCGCTGCACTGTGCGGAGGGCAGTTCCCTCTCCGATGACCGGCTGCGGATGGTGACCGAGCCGGAGCCCTGGCCGCGCTACGGCGGCACCGCTGTCGCGGGGGTGTCCGGGTTCGGCTTCGGCGGCACCAACGCGCATGTGGTGCTGGAGGAGGGGCCGCCCGGACTGGTCCCGACCCGGTCGGCCGAGGAGCCCGCGGCCTACCTGCACCTGCTCTCCGACCTCGACGCCGAGCGCCTGAGCGACACGGCGGGCCGTCTGGCCGACTGGCTGCGCGACAGCGCCGCGCACCCCGCCGACGTGGCCCGGACCCTGGCGGGGCGGACGGGCCGGGGTCCCGTACGGGCCGCCGTGACCGCCCGGGAGCGTACCGAACTGGCCTCTGCCCTGGGGGCGTTGGCGACAGGGCAGCCGGACGCGCGGGTGGTGACCGGGGACCGCGACCGCGTCGGGCCCGGCACTGTGTGGGTCTTCTCCGGGTACGGCAGCCAGTGGCCCGGCATGGGACGCAGGCTGCTGGCCGAGGAACCCGCGTTCGCCGCCGCCGTGGAGAAGCTCGACCCGCACCTCGCACCGGAGTGCGGCCTGTCCCTGTACGACCACCTGTCGTCCGGTGCCGGCCTCGACCGACTGGAGGTCGCCCAACCCGTCCTGTTCGGGCTGCAACTGGCGCTGGCGGAGCTGTGGCGTTCGTACGGGGTGGAGCCCGCGGCGGTGATCGGCCACTCCATGGGCGAGGTGGCGGCGGCCGTGTGCGCGGGCGCGCTGGACGTGGCGGACGGGGCGCGGGTCATCGCCGTACGGGCGCGGCTGCTGAGCGGGCTGAGCGGCGGCGCGATGGCCGTGGTGGACCTGGACGATGCCGAACTGGACTCCCTGGAAGGGGACTTCCCGGGTGTGCATGTCGCGGTGCACTCCTCACCCCGGCAGAAGGTCGTCACGGGAGAGGAAGCGGCGGTGGCCGGGCTCGTGCGCCGGTTGGAGGGGCAGGGCCGGGCGGCGCGGGCCATGCGGGTCGTCGGTGCCGGGCACTCGCCCCAGGTGGACCCGCTGCTGCCGGAGCTCGTCGACGCGCTGGCCGGTATCCGGGGGCGGCAGCCGCGTGTCCCCGTCTACTCCACCGTCCTCGACGACCCGTGCGGCGACTGCGGGTTCGGCGCGGACCACTGGGCGGCCAACCTGCGGCGGCCCGTGCGGCTGGACCGGGCGCTGGCCTCGGCCGCGGCCGACGGCCACACGGCGTTCGTCGAGATCTCGCCCCATCCGGTCCTGACGGGGGCCGTCGCCGACTCCGTTCCCGGCGCCCTCGCCCTGGCCACCCTGCGCCGGGACGCCGACGGTTCGGAGGCGTTCGCGGGACAGCTCGGCGCCCTGTACGTCGCGGGCGGGCGGCTGCCCGTGCCGCCCGGCCGGGTCGTCGACCTGCCCCTGCCCCGGTGGCGGCACATACGGCACTGGTGGACGGACGGCCGGGCACACCCCGAGCCGGTCACGGAGGATCCTCCCGTCGAAGTCGCCGAGCCCGCTTCGGTCCTAGCCCGGCTGACCCGGCACATCGCCGCCGTCACCGGCCACCCGCCCGCCCGTGTCGCCCCGGGCACCGCGCTGGCCGACCTGGGCCTGGACTCGCTGATGGCCGTCCGCGTCCGTACCGCGGTGGAGCGCGAGTTCGGCATCGCGCTGCCCCTGCGCGACCTGTTCGCCGCCGTCACCGTCGAGGACGCCGCCGCCCGGATCCGGCAGGCCCTCCCCCGCGAGGACACCCCGCTGCGCCCGCTGCGTGCCACCGGTTCACGGCCCCCGCTGTTTCTCGTCCACGCCGCGGGCGGCCCGGTCGCCGTCTACCGCACGCTCGCCGAACGGCTCGGGGACGACCGGCCGGTGTACGGGCTGGAGCGGATCGAGGAGGCCCGGACCGTGCCGGAGAAGGCGCGGCGCTACGCCGAGGCGATCAACGCCGCTCACCCCGACGGGCCGTGTGTGCTGGGCGGCTGGTCCTTCGGCGGCTTCGTCGCCCAGGAGACCGCGCGGCAGCTGACCGCCGCGGGGCGGGAGGTGCCGCTGGTCGTGCTGATCGACTCCGTACGCCCGCTCCCCCGGCCGGGACTGACACGGGCCGATCGGATCCGGGCGCATGTCGAGGGCTTCGCCCGCCACGTCGCCGACACCTGGGGCGTGCGGCTGGAGTTGCCGTACGACGAGCTGGTGGCCCTGGACGACGACGGGGCCCGTATCGACACCGTGCTGCGGGCTCTGAGCGAGGCCGCCGATGTGCCGGCCGCCGCGCTGGAGCATCAGCGGGCCTCCTATCTGGACCTGGGCATCGGGGAGTCGCACCGGCCCGGGGACCACGACGGGCCGGTGGTCCTCTACCGGGCCACCGAGCCCGCGCCGCACACCGTGCGCGACCCGGCGTACGAGCGGGACGACGAGGCGCTGGGCTGGGACGAGGTGTGCCCGCGCCTGGAGGTCGTGCCGGTGCCCGGTCACCATCTGTCGCTGCTCGATCCGCCGCACGTCGACGAGATCGCCGCCCATCTGAGCCGGGTGCTCGCCGAGCGGGCCCCCTGA
- a CDS encoding PucR family transcriptional regulator yields MAVPTPHGVPDRPGTPPVPPELAELLRAQLAAVADLVEEEVCRQVPEYARPADGTYRRNLRSGVVQALTLFVDHIADPRDDGGAIAATYYELGRGEALEGRSLDALQSALRVGGLHAWRLMGSTAEQLGLDSTVVAALGELAFRTVHEVAQAAAAGYAEAQLRSTDELERRRRRLLDLLLEDGPVALEAVQDLAHGARWPVPRTVAVVALAAAPDRREEDRPLAAAGALVDMESRPPRMLVPDPDGSGRFGRAFTLALRGRPAAIGPTVAVTEAARSLRLATRALGLMGRGILPRQGVEHCSDHLSTLLLYGDEPLLERLQARVMAPLDAVSAGQRERLAETLLAWLLSGSNVPDVAARLHIHPQTVRYRLRQLEKLFGDALHDPGTRLDLILALRAESLHTPQN; encoded by the coding sequence ATGGCCGTGCCCACCCCGCACGGCGTGCCGGACCGTCCCGGCACGCCGCCGGTGCCGCCCGAGCTCGCGGAGCTGCTGCGCGCCCAACTGGCCGCCGTCGCCGACCTGGTGGAGGAAGAGGTCTGCCGTCAGGTTCCCGAGTACGCGCGTCCCGCCGACGGGACGTACCGCAGGAATCTGCGGTCCGGGGTGGTGCAGGCGCTCACCCTGTTCGTCGACCACATCGCCGATCCGCGCGATGACGGGGGCGCGATCGCGGCGACGTACTACGAACTGGGGCGCGGCGAGGCTCTGGAGGGCCGCAGCCTGGACGCGTTGCAGTCCGCGCTGCGGGTGGGCGGACTGCACGCCTGGCGGCTGATGGGCTCCACTGCGGAGCAGCTGGGCCTCGACTCCACCGTCGTCGCCGCGCTCGGTGAGCTGGCGTTCCGGACCGTGCACGAGGTCGCCCAGGCGGCAGCGGCCGGCTACGCGGAGGCCCAGCTGCGCAGCACCGACGAGCTGGAGCGGCGCCGCAGGCGGTTGCTGGACCTGCTGCTGGAGGACGGTCCGGTGGCGCTGGAGGCCGTGCAGGATCTGGCCCACGGCGCGCGCTGGCCGGTGCCCCGGACGGTCGCCGTGGTGGCGCTCGCGGCGGCGCCGGACCGGCGGGAGGAGGACCGGCCGCTGGCGGCGGCGGGCGCGCTGGTGGACATGGAGTCCCGGCCGCCGCGCATGCTGGTGCCCGACCCGGACGGCTCGGGCCGCTTCGGCCGGGCGTTCACGCTCGCCCTGCGCGGCCGGCCCGCCGCGATCGGCCCGACGGTGGCGGTCACGGAGGCGGCGCGATCGCTGCGCCTGGCCACCAGGGCGCTCGGGCTGATGGGGCGTGGCATCCTGCCCCGCCAGGGCGTGGAGCACTGCTCCGACCATCTGTCGACCCTGCTGCTGTACGGCGACGAGCCGCTGCTGGAGCGGCTTCAGGCGCGGGTCATGGCGCCGCTCGACGCGGTATCGGCGGGGCAGCGCGAGCGGCTCGCCGAGACACTGCTGGCCTGGCTGCTCAGCGGCAGCAATGTGCCGGACGTGGCCGCGCGGCTGCACATCCACCCGCAGACGGTCCGCTACCGCCTGCGCCAGCTGGAGAAGCTGTTCGGGGACGCCCTGCACGATCCGGGCACCCGCCTCGATCTCATTCTCGCGTTGCGCGCGGAATCGCTGCACACACCGCAGAACTGA
- a CDS encoding fatty acyl-AMP ligase has protein sequence MDSRRPPLAPACPTLPEYVRHWAETTPDRRAFTFVEHPAQHSRGVHRTLTWRRLDVRVRALAARLAERAGPGDRVALLCPQGTEYVTAFLAALAAGLVAVPLYPPDLPGHADRLAGVLADARPSVVVTTSRVQDEVRDFLGSDGPRIVLADQVPDDAARDWRPVPPDADATAYLQYTSGSTRAPAGVEISHGNVVANARQALTAYGVDAGPLTCVGWLPLYHDMGLVLSVAAPVTRGLLSVLMDPAAFLHEPVRWLRLLAAHPNVVSAAPNFAYDYCVATVTAEQKEGLRLDRVTALINGSEPVRPGTADRFHAAFSGQGLAPETHCPSYGLAEATVFVCAARPGEPLTRFALDREALAAGKALPARPDDPRAVLLAGCGTPAGQRVRVADPVTRALLSEGEVGEIWVQGPNVGRGYWNRGPGEVFGAEFADSAAVPGGWLRTGDLGTVLEGQLVVTGRLKDLIIVDGRNHYPQDVEATAQDADPAVRRDRLAAFAVPGGAGEGVVVVAEHARTARLAELDVPAVVRAVRGAVSARHGLRLADVVLVPPGTVPRTSSGKVSRALTRARYLEGAYGGRARAATAGSAG, from the coding sequence ATGGACAGCCGCCGCCCCCCGCTCGCGCCCGCGTGCCCGACGCTGCCGGAGTACGTGCGGCACTGGGCCGAGACCACCCCGGACCGCCGGGCGTTCACCTTCGTCGAGCATCCGGCACAGCACTCGCGCGGCGTACACCGCACCCTGACCTGGCGCCGCCTGGACGTACGGGTGCGGGCGCTGGCCGCGCGCCTCGCCGAGCGGGCCGGGCCCGGGGACCGGGTCGCCCTGCTGTGTCCGCAGGGCACGGAGTATGTGACCGCCTTCCTCGCGGCCCTGGCCGCGGGGCTGGTCGCCGTACCGCTGTATCCGCCGGACCTGCCCGGGCACGCGGACCGGCTGGCGGGTGTGCTGGCGGACGCTCGTCCCTCGGTGGTCGTGACCACGAGCCGGGTCCAGGACGAGGTGCGGGACTTCCTCGGTTCCGACGGGCCGCGGATCGTCCTGGCGGACCAGGTGCCCGACGACGCCGCCCGCGACTGGCGGCCCGTCCCGCCGGACGCCGACGCGACGGCCTATCTCCAGTACACCTCGGGTTCGACCCGCGCCCCGGCGGGCGTGGAGATCAGCCACGGCAATGTCGTCGCCAACGCCCGCCAGGCGCTGACCGCCTACGGTGTCGACGCCGGCCCGCTGACCTGCGTGGGCTGGCTGCCGCTCTACCACGACATGGGTCTGGTGCTCAGCGTCGCGGCCCCGGTGACACGCGGGCTGCTGTCGGTCCTCATGGACCCGGCCGCGTTCCTGCACGAGCCGGTGCGCTGGCTGCGGCTGCTCGCCGCGCATCCGAACGTGGTGAGCGCCGCGCCCAACTTCGCCTACGACTACTGCGTCGCGACCGTGACCGCCGAGCAGAAGGAGGGGCTGCGGCTCGACAGGGTCACCGCGCTGATCAACGGCAGCGAGCCGGTCCGCCCGGGCACGGCCGACCGTTTCCACGCGGCGTTCTCCGGCCAGGGCCTGGCCCCGGAGACGCACTGCCCGTCGTACGGCCTGGCCGAGGCCACCGTGTTCGTCTGCGCGGCCCGGCCGGGTGAGCCGCTCACCCGGTTCGCGCTCGACCGTGAGGCCCTGGCGGCCGGGAAGGCCCTGCCCGCGCGGCCGGACGATCCCCGGGCCGTGCTGCTGGCGGGCTGTGGCACCCCGGCGGGCCAGCGGGTCCGGGTCGCCGACCCGGTGACGCGGGCCCTGTTGTCGGAGGGGGAGGTCGGCGAGATCTGGGTGCAGGGGCCGAACGTGGGACGCGGCTACTGGAACCGGGGGCCGGGGGAGGTGTTCGGCGCGGAGTTCGCGGATTCCGCGGCCGTTCCGGGCGGCTGGCTGCGCACGGGCGATCTGGGGACGGTGCTGGAGGGGCAGTTGGTCGTCACGGGGCGGTTGAAGGACCTGATCATCGTGGACGGCCGCAATCACTATCCGCAGGACGTCGAGGCGACCGCCCAGGACGCGGACCCGGCGGTGCGCCGGGACCGGCTGGCGGCGTTCGCCGTGCCGGGCGGCGCCGGTGAGGGGGTGGTGGTCGTGGCGGAGCACGCGCGGACCGCCCGCCTCGCCGAGCTCGACGTACCGGCCGTGGTGCGTGCCGTGCGCGGCGCCGTCTCCGCCCGGCACGGGCTGCGGCTCGCCGATGTGGTCCTGGTGCCGCCGGGTACGGTGCCGCGTACCTCCAGCGGGAAGGTGTCGCGGGCGCTGACCCGGGCCCGGTATCTGGAGGGTGCGTACGGCGGCCGGGCCCGGGCGGCGACGGCGGGCAGCGCGGGATGA
- a CDS encoding alpha/beta hydrolase: MSDLSPKPAAGVSRRTVARATAAAGLAALFGAASGTARAGAATRLGPRTLDVSVPSAALGRSAPVRLILPSDFGTRPERRYPVLYLLHGAHDDYTSWTRETDIEAFTEDRGLIVAMPDAGPTGIPTVWRGGPDYETFQVEEVPALLARDYRASGVQAVAGVSTGGYGAMAHAARHPGAFKAAASYSGILDTTAPGVPAIMDAIVARENLPAQSLWGHPLLNALTWRDFNPRTRATGLRGTALYVSQGSGVGPGSGDPLPGVLESALWPSAQGFAGALALLGIRATTHFYSGGGHDWPYWKREFTASWPMLAPALGVPE; this comes from the coding sequence ATGTCCGACCTGTCGCCGAAGCCCGCCGCCGGAGTGTCCCGGCGCACCGTCGCCAGAGCGACGGCCGCCGCCGGTCTCGCCGCACTGTTCGGGGCCGCGAGCGGCACGGCCCGTGCCGGGGCGGCCACCCGGCTCGGGCCGCGCACGCTGGACGTGTCCGTGCCCTCCGCCGCACTCGGCCGCAGCGCGCCCGTCCGGCTGATCCTGCCGTCGGACTTCGGTACGCGGCCGGAGCGGAGGTACCCCGTGCTGTATCTGCTGCACGGCGCTCACGACGACTACACGTCCTGGACCCGCGAGACGGACATCGAGGCCTTCACCGAGGACCGCGGCCTGATCGTGGCGATGCCGGACGCGGGCCCCACCGGCATCCCCACGGTGTGGCGCGGCGGCCCCGACTACGAGACCTTCCAGGTCGAGGAGGTGCCGGCGCTGCTCGCCCGGGACTACCGGGCCTCCGGAGTGCAGGCGGTCGCCGGGGTCTCCACCGGCGGCTACGGCGCGATGGCCCACGCGGCCCGCCACCCTGGCGCGTTCAAGGCCGCGGCCTCCTACAGCGGCATCCTCGACACCACCGCCCCCGGTGTTCCCGCCATCATGGACGCCATCGTGGCCCGGGAGAACCTGCCGGCCCAGTCCCTGTGGGGTCATCCGCTGCTCAACGCCCTGACCTGGCGCGACTTCAACCCGCGGACCCGCGCCACCGGGCTGCGCGGCACCGCCCTGTACGTCTCGCAGGGCAGCGGAGTGGGCCCGGGCAGCGGCGATCCGCTGCCCGGGGTGCTGGAGAGCGCCCTGTGGCCCTCGGCCCAGGGCTTCGCCGGGGCGCTGGCCCTGCTGGGCATCCGGGCCACCACGCACTTCTACTCGGGAGGAGGACACGACTGGCCCTACTGGAAGCGGGAGTTCACCGCCTCGTGGCCGATGCTCGCCCCCGCACTGGGCGTGCCGGAGTGA